In Cryptomeria japonica chromosome 1, Sugi_1.0, whole genome shotgun sequence, the sequence AAGATTCTTTTCATATCCAAAAGCAGTACAAGATTCAATTCTTCTGCCATATTACCAATTGTTTTGTCAGAATGCCAAATTAACAGGATgatttgttgtaccttgtaagACTTGATATACAGCTATGCTGTCAAGGACCCTTTTCTTCATGCGGAAACTATTCCCTCCTATTTTTTCTACTTGAATCATCCTATTAAAATATGAATCTATTGTAATTAAATAGTCAATAGTAATTTTTACACGTTGAACAGCTATTCTACTCTTAGAAGTCAAAACTTTTAACAATGGCTATTTATAGAGACAATGGTAAACCCAGCTATGCTGCCAATCACCTTTTCTGCCGTGGGAAATATTATTTCTTCCCATTCTCCACTCCCGTTATCTCACACCTCTCCCTCCTTCGATAATCTTGTCCCCGCTACTGCATATGCTGTTTTCATAAATCACCGCGGGAAGGATACAAAAGAGTCTTTGGCAAGTTTAGTGTATCGTAATCTTCATAATAGAGGATTTAAAGTGTTTATGGACAAAAGTTGTCTACGAGCGGGACAATACATACCCCAAGCTATCACCTGTGCAATAAGGAGTGCTTCTGTTCATGTTGTAATCCTCTCTCCCAACTATGGACAATCTGAGTGGTGTTTGGATGAGCTATTTTTTATCGTTCAAACTGGGGGTCCAATTATCCCCGTGTTTTGGCAAATTCGACCCTGTGAGGTCCGAATGGAGGACAAGAATGGAGTGTACGCGAAAGCTTTCCGAGAGCATAAGCGGGCTGGAAAGTTCAATAGTCGAACGCTTGAGAAATGGAAAGCTGCTCTGCGAAGGATTTCACTACCGGAAGGTTTTATTCTTGATGGGTGAAATATGttttaagatttattttatattctttttaTTGGGAAGGAGCCTGGTTTCTATAACATATTATTCATTTACTGTTTCAGTGAGCAAGGAGAGATGGTGAAGAAAATCACAGCATCTGTGGCAGCATTTATTGAAATGGCAAAATACCAAGAAAAAGCATTTGGAGGGGCCACTTAAAATGAGAGAAGTACTATCGATAGCTTGTGAGAGTAGAAATTTGTAGTAGCTTGTTTTGTCAGGTCAATTGTCGAATGACTCCATTTGTGGTGTTATCTTAACCGTAGTTAATTTAAGCTATGTTATTTGTATGGCAAAATTTTTAGTCTATAATATATTATAGTACTGTTATAAGAATAGTGAAACTTTAAACTAACACACTTTGAAAGAATAAGTGTGGGGGGGGTGTAAGTGTGGGTGAATGCATACGtacatacatgtgtacatatgtgtgCATGCATGCCTGCCTCTGTGTGTTTTTAATGGGTCATGGATGCATGAATGCACATATCTAAACAAGGATGAAATGTGGATTCTTACTTGAGAGAAGGCAATTCCCCAACATCAATAGCTAAAGTGACTTGGAAATATTCCATAATGGTTTTCATTAATAATGATGACTACTTTATAATTTTCAACAAAAGTTATCAGGCGAGGGTCCCTTCGCAAAACGATGTTTTACCCTTTATATTTTGGCTTCTTTGCTAACAAGAATATTAAGCTCAGCCATGGTTCCTCACGCTCTTCTCATTCCTTTTCCTGCACAGGGTCACATTAATCCCAGAAGTTCGTCTCCCATGGATTCCTCGTCACTTTCCTCAACTCTGAAAGTAATCATAACAGCATACtccaaaccaacactacaaattcTTAGAATGATAAGATCCGAATGATATCCGTTTGCTTTGAATTCCCGGTTATGGATACTCTGGAAGGCGTTGCAATTGGCATGGACGCGGTGGAAAAGGGACTCGCATGGCACAAGAAATCAAGCACATTAAATGGATCCTCTTCAATTCTTTCTTAAAATCGGAGCTCCAGTAGTCGAAACGTTGTCCAAAGAAGTGGGCATGTATCCAATAGGCCTTCGAATTCCTCCTGAGTTTCTCCATACTAAGGCGAGCACGAAGTTCCTCCCAAGGTTATGGAAACATGAGACTGAATGCTTACAATAGTTAGATAAACAGTGTGCCCACTCTGTGATCTACAATGGTTAGATGCATTTATATGTGTTTATCCCTACTTTCGCATCTCATTATCTCATGTAATATAATTTATTGTTTGTTCACCGTGACTACTTTGATATCCTCTTTATTCATATGGACAATATGCTTTGTAACTATCATAGATCACTAGATCCACCTATATTAATGTAATAATCATAATTTGTCAtaggtaaataatatatttaaaagaaTTATTTATCAATCATAGGAAAATAAGTAAATCTTTCAAATCTTATGGAAACATATGAAAATGACTTACTATTGCAAGGTTCATGTGTCATCGTATCTTAGCACATTTTTATAAAATATGTTATAATTAATAACATAAAAAGAACAAGTATTCATAATATTGTTTTTCCTATTAAATTTCTTCAACTAAGAAGATGTAATTAGTAGTATCCATTTTAGTGACAATAGTTTCATCATCTAGttctttgaaatttatttattttttgaattacaCTAATCAAATGTCATCATTACTAAAAGAAGGGTTTTGACCCTTAAAATCACTACCATCATTCTCAAAGTCACTAGTTGAATTCTCCTACTCACAAGTCAACATCATTAacaatagaattgataagattcaCCTTCTAAAGGCCCTCCTCATATTCTTATTTCTTAATAATAGTAACCCTCAATTTAAAAGCCCCTTGGAGAGCTTCTCTCAACACCATGAGTAAACTAAAAGTAAAAATAATATACTTACTACTAGCATAGGGGATAAAATCGATAATGATTGTCATGTTTGCATCATCTTGAAAATGGGTAAGAGTGAAATATTATTTATGATGTGTAAAAATATTAAGGAGTATTATCATGGTTTTTCCTACATATATCAGATGGAGTAGTTGTGAAGAAATTATaaggattttttaaaatatttggtaaccATACAATGATTTTCATGGACTTTTTATTTGTACTAACAATCTTAAAATAAATTAGATCATAATAGTAAAGAAGAATTTCTAAAATAATTTGAATCTTTAACAAAATTCTTAAAGCTAGGCACATTTTAGGGGCTTTGAAGGAAAATCCTTAACAATACATATAGGTGGTGTGAGATGGTATAGAATTATTCACCACAATAAAATGCCCCAAAGAATTACCTATGCCCAAATAACAATAATTGCACAAAAAATAACGTGGGAGGTTTGGGAGGTTTATCAAGACTAGTAACTAGTTGAAGAACTTGATGAGAGGATTAAAATAAGGCACCCAAGTCTTGAGAAGGATGACATTTTGTCCCAAAACAAAACAAGATAAATATTTGATAATGATGTCTTGACTAGAAACTAAATTAGAAAACAACCACAAAAAATCCCTTCACATAAGGATAAAATTTCATCTTTCCATCTATAATGAAATACCACTACTCGAAGATCCAAATATTTAAATCTTGAAGCTAGGAACAAGATATATCAAATCTACATATCAAGCCCTTCTATTAAAAGTCTCCTTTGTAATAGAAAATGTTAATATATCTTCTAAATAtaactttttgttttattttggcaAAAATTATCAATTGCAATATTGATATTTCCAAATGGCCAAATATACCAATATaatccaaagaaaaattcaaggattCTTAGAATAGCGTCAAACCAATAAATCATGTTGATCCAAGAACCAAATAAAACTAGGAAGAAAGAAATTAATTTTGGTCATGATGAATTAACTAATTGAGATCCTTCAATTTATCTAAACGAAATGATCCCCACCCAATGACATTCCAATCCCTATCTATTAAAGAAGCACATTTAACTAGGCAATTAAACACTTTATTCCATTCTCTTGGAATATGGATAAAATAAACGCAAGTCGAAGTTAGGTGTAATATTTAAAATATCCttaaaggtctctatctcctctcagAGGATGGAATGATCATAGAATTTGTAGTATCCAGCTTTCAAACTTATGTATTTTGTAGTCGATTTGAAATAAAGAAGacaatgttattttgagcttatcaATTGTTATCTAGAGTTCTGGATatactcacccaagggggcccacttggtgagtagtccctttgtgttttttagttaatttccattttgttgtagttgttgttttggcattcgacTATTCTTGCAACCACTGGAAATAATTCAtgtgattgttcctacagccactgtcGGTAGAGTGGTTCCTATCCATTGGCGAGAACATTGTGACttctgattaagtattagttcattatgtttttgcaCATTTATTTCAGAGAATTTTCTTTTTCAGTGGTAGTATAGAATGGTTGCAATTTAAACTTAGTGCACATGCAGTGTTGGCCCgtttcaagtttacatccctggtCGATAAAATAAATGATCCTTTGTTACAGGAGAGTTAACTATTCAGTAAGGATTTTCAATCCCTAGATTGAGTTTTTATTACCTAGTTGCTATTCCAGTTGTGATGACCAACATCTTTGGCgttgttgtcggggatggtgttgAACTAAGAGCTtgttgtaaccattagttttaagtTTTTAGTTTGCTTTAAGAATTAAATCTTAGAATTCCTTCATAAAATttgtatgcatagaagaagaagagatgcatgaGGAGGATTTCTTCCCTCACATTCCACTCATGAAATAAGAGCAGATCAAGCCCCACAAATAAATTCTTTTGCTGAAACTTTTGTGCAAGCTAGAAACCAAGGTAATTTTGATTTATTGGAGGGAGACCTCAACTTCTTAAACGAACCCCTAGAACAAAATATTTGAACTTTAGTTCTTTATCAAGGACCAAtggcagcaaatcctccaccttCGCCTGTGAACCCAACCTTTGAGTTTCCTAtacctgaccagcatgataatgcaaacTTGAAGAATATACCAACATCCGCccttccaaagttttatggcttGGTTACAAAAGATCTAGATAcctttctgtttgagtttgatatcCTCTGTAAAATTTATGACTATACCACTGATGCCCATAAAATCAAGTTATTTCCTACTACTTTGAAAGAAGTTgctcttaggtggtttatgagtttaggtagagatgtaatcactacctgggatgaaatgaaagaaaaattattggagaagtataaagattattgtaggggAATGGATCGACGTGGTGATGATATCTTccggatgacacaaaaagaagatgagattCTGGAAGATTATCTTGAAAGGTTTTTGTTCAGTGTCAAGAAATCCAGGCATAACACCTTGGCTAATGAATCTTTGAAATTaatttttctaaggggaatcaatgaggacTGTATTGACTCATTggacctcatgggaggaggagacattactcaagttcaatgggacgACATCAAGAAGATTAATCAAAAATATTCCAAAGCTTCTGCCAAGAAAGGAAGACACTATAGGCTTGGATCTTTAGCAGCAAAAGCATCTACAACAATTTCAAGGATggagattgttggtgtaaataattattcatcatggatattattacactatacttaagtttacttaggtacatgcatttaatagtagtttgggtatgagacacttgggtgtttgtgccacattgggatagtgtgtataggagaatttccaccttttatggtgttgatcttatcttgttgttacattccacctcatatggaatattttattatttctcatacctacccacacctatttcctacctacccttgtttcttattgagccacatgtcatgtttgtgtgctcacatatccatatagccttgcctatataagcaggctcatctacattgtttgtataaacaacaaacaatcttttttatctattgatgagaatacagtttattcttgtcctatattttatctctttatttgtgatttccattgcctctagatcttggcaaaatgtcACGTGGTATCAGAACCATtatagtgtcattggtttgccaattgcgagaaatttgatgttatttgtggttgtgtattttggagctttctattgtaggttattattgaagcttgatgggtccaatctaaggttaccattggattgaggagatccaagaaagtcagttttgccttttgtttcatccaaatcgaacttcgagggccaaatctagaggcatttgaagtttgaaactatgacgaaaattttccagaaattataattttgcaggcaatgttcaaatagcgatatctcacacatccggactcctttttcaagcaattttttttgttttggggtataattttgtgatctgtacagtggtgcaaaAGTTGTCTGATTTTCAGATACAGTTTTTTCTAAAatcgtgaaatcctgatttttacaactttggaggcttcgttcgggctcatatggactccttttcaagtgccatttttttttaaagtgcataattttttgtctactttcataatttgccatttgtttgcagtgattttaagtagaaattgtactttcagtatttggtcatttttcggcctatttggtacttgtattttgcttggatctcagtttagatcactagcagtatttgttgaagtctcttatatctcattttgagaagttgtaaagttgaaattagaattacactttgccattatttgcaagtgccaacatgatctttttatggggggtcagttgttcatttatatctcttggtgaaattccattcggaggcatcttcatctgcagtattctacaaggCTTCATTGTTGgcggcatcattttcatgtttccacatttgaatatcatgatgtatgctctttcttGATCAATGTTGtgctcacactatcataaagtgccacacctctttgtatcttgtcatagttgactatttgatgtaatcctcttgtacacatagattaggaatatcttgtgagacttggtgcatgggtccagttgagacttagattgtacacatttatgTATGGATcccatgagacttagattgtaaCAGTATTTATGCTATTTATG encodes:
- the LOC131048115 gene encoding probable 2' cyclic ADP-D-ribose synthase BdTIR; the encoded protein is MVNPAMLPITFSAVGNIISSHSPLPLSHTSPSFDNLVPATAYAVFINHRGKDTKESLASLVYRNLHNRGFKVFMDKSCLRAGQYIPQAITCAIRSASVHVVILSPNYGQSEWCLDELFFIVQTGGPIIPVFWQIRPCEVRMEDKNGVYAKAFREHKRAGKFNSRTLEKWKAALRRISLPEGFILDGEQGEMVKKITASVAAFIEMAKYQEKAFGGAT